The Sediminicola sp. YIK13 genomic sequence GTTTTTGTGCTTCCACAGCGAACTCCATCGGCAGCTTGTTCAATACCTCTTTGCTAAAGCCATTTACAATCAGGGCAATAGCCTTTTCTGTATTTATTCCCCTTTGGTTGCAATAGAAAATCTGGTCTTCCCCGATCTTACTCGTGGTAGCCTCATGTTCTATCTGCGCAGTTTTATTTTTTACTTCAATATATGGGAACGTATGTGCTCCACATTCGTTGCCCATCAATAGGGAATCGCACTGTGAAAAATTTCTGGCATTTTCTGCCCTACTATTTATCTGTACCAACCCTCTGTAACTGTTCTGTGATTTTCCGGCAGAAATACCCTTCGAGATAATGGTACTCCTTGTATTTTTACCCAAGTGTATCATTTTAGTACCTGTATCTGCCTGCTGATGGTTGTTGGTCACAGCAATAGAATAAAACTCACCTATGGAATTATCTCCTTTAAGGATACAGGAAGGATATTTCCAGGTTACTGCAGAACCGGTCTCAACCTGTGTCCATGATATCTTGGCGTTCTTTTCACAAATACCCCTTTTGGTCACAAAATTGTACACGCCACCTTTTCCTTCTTTGTTTCCTGGGAACCAGTTCTGTACTGTTGAATATTTTATTTCTGCATCATCCAGGGCAATAAGTTCCACCACGGCTGCATGCAATTGATTTTCATCCCTGGACGGTGCGGTACACCCTTCCAAATAACTTACATAACTGCCTTCATCTGCAATTACCAAAGTCCTTTCGAACTGTCCGGTACCGGCTTGGTTGATCCTAAAGTAAGTGGAAAGTTCCATTGGGCAGCGAACTCCTTTTGGAATGTAACAGAAAGATCCATCTGAAAAAACCGCTGAATTTAAAGCAGCATAGAAATTATCTTTTTGAGGTACCACAGTCCCCAAATGCTTGCGCACCAATTCAGGATGCTCTTTTATAGCTTCTGAAATAGAACAGAAAATGATTCCTTTTTCCGCCAATGTCTTTTTAAAAGTTGTAGCTACAGAAACCGAATCCATTACGATATCCACGGCTACACCTGCCAATTTCTTTTGTTCATCCAAAGAGATCCCCAACTTTTTAAAGGTCTCCAACAATTCTGGATCTACCTCATCAATACTATCGTACTTAGGCTTCTTATTTGGTGCTGAATAATAGGAAATTGCCTGAAAATCTGGTTTGGTATAATGTACATTGGCCCATTCCGGCTCTGTCATTTCCTTCCAGACACGAAAAGCTTCCAATCGCCAATCTGTCATCCATTGTGGCTCTTCCTTCTTTTTGGAAATAGCCATTACGATGTCTTCGTTAAGACCATTTGGAAAGGTATCCGATTCTATATCCGTGTAAAAACCGTATTCATATTCTTTGGTCTCCAGCTCCTTCTTTAATTCTTCCTCTGTATATGCCATATTAGCAACTTTACTCCCCAAAAGGGATTTTACATGTTATCCTTTATTCTTTAAGCCTGTTACAATGAAAAGCTTTCACCACACCCACAGGTCCTCTGCGCATTTGGGTTATTGAACACAAAGCCTTTCCCGTTTAGTCCGCCTGAGTATTCCAAGGTAGTGCCCACTAGGTACAAAAAACTCTTTTTGTCCACAATGATCTTTACCGCGTTATCCTCAAATATTTTATCTGACTCCTCAATTTTATTGTCAAA encodes the following:
- the sufB gene encoding Fe-S cluster assembly protein SufB produces the protein MAYTEEELKKELETKEYEYGFYTDIESDTFPNGLNEDIVMAISKKKEEPQWMTDWRLEAFRVWKEMTEPEWANVHYTKPDFQAISYYSAPNKKPKYDSIDEVDPELLETFKKLGISLDEQKKLAGVAVDIVMDSVSVATTFKKTLAEKGIIFCSISEAIKEHPELVRKHLGTVVPQKDNFYAALNSAVFSDGSFCYIPKGVRCPMELSTYFRINQAGTGQFERTLVIADEGSYVSYLEGCTAPSRDENQLHAAVVELIALDDAEIKYSTVQNWFPGNKEGKGGVYNFVTKRGICEKNAKISWTQVETGSAVTWKYPSCILKGDNSIGEFYSIAVTNNHQQADTGTKMIHLGKNTRSTIISKGISAGKSQNSYRGLVQINSRAENARNFSQCDSLLMGNECGAHTFPYIEVKNKTAQIEHEATTSKIGEDQIFYCNQRGINTEKAIALIVNGFSKEVLNKLPMEFAVEAQKLLEISLEGSVG
- a CDS encoding HesB/IscA family protein codes for the protein MIKVSETAKHRVVSLMTEGGYNAEKDYVRVGVKSGGCSGLSYDLSFDNKIEESDKIFEDNAVKIIVDKKSFLYLVGTTLEYSGGLNGKGFVFNNPNAQRTCGCGESFSL